The following are encoded in a window of bacterium genomic DNA:
- a CDS encoding Shedu anti-phage system protein SduA domain-containing protein: protein MKLIKKPGSGIRSISKVLRDSPKVISKAVFFDIPHNTTQGDVRLMVGRFDKKSGQPVSSAPKTKMTFYTDEFNELLTFISDNYEPFKAGVRNYIPINSKFDPNSLVHLRAVLNDPDKRKVLSLIDEWDLVPEDVARGLEFRNRSKAVEAFERMVNDASREHDWQVWFTRNDWVLGSEFVRILDDRRIDTENVADFLMQAYDGFVDIIEIKKPAPDLPFWRERSADVHPVPSSKLTEAITQSARYIHEVERRVNDLQFFKKHSEVKAVKPRCVLIFGRSDDWGDEQREAYRILNSSYHNLTILTYDHVLARARRILEPAAERELTKSELDDIPF, encoded by the coding sequence ATGAAGCTCATAAAGAAGCCAGGTTCAGGAATACGGTCTATCTCGAAGGTCCTGCGAGACTCCCCAAAGGTGATCTCCAAAGCCGTCTTCTTCGATATTCCCCACAACACCACTCAAGGGGATGTTCGACTGATGGTGGGTCGCTTCGACAAGAAGAGCGGCCAACCTGTATCATCGGCGCCGAAGACCAAGATGACGTTCTACACCGACGAGTTCAACGAGTTGTTGACCTTTATCTCCGACAACTACGAGCCATTCAAGGCGGGAGTCCGAAACTACATTCCGATTAACTCGAAGTTCGACCCTAATAGCCTAGTGCACCTGAGGGCCGTGCTGAACGACCCTGACAAGCGGAAGGTTCTCAGCTTGATTGACGAATGGGACCTCGTGCCCGAGGATGTGGCACGCGGCCTGGAGTTTCGCAACCGGTCCAAGGCCGTCGAGGCCTTTGAGAGAATGGTCAATGACGCATCACGGGAACACGATTGGCAAGTCTGGTTCACCCGCAACGACTGGGTGCTGGGCAGCGAGTTCGTCAGAATCCTTGATGATCGTCGAATCGACACTGAGAATGTAGCCGACTTCCTCATGCAGGCTTATGACGGATTCGTTGACATCATCGAGATCAAGAAGCCCGCGCCGGACCTGCCTTTCTGGCGCGAGCGAAGCGCGGACGTGCACCCGGTCCCTTCCAGCAAGCTCACCGAAGCAATCACTCAGTCTGCCAGGTACATTCACGAGGTCGAGAGAAGGGTGAACGACCTGCAGTTCTTCAAGAAGCACAGCGAGGTGAAGGCAGTCAAACCGCGGTGCGTCCTCATATTCGGCCGATCCGACGATTGGGGCGACGAACAGCGCGAGGCGTACCGTATCCTGAACTCGTCGTATCACAACCTTACCATCCTTACTTACGACCACGTGCTTGCGAGAGCGAGGCGCATTCTCGAACCGGCCGCCGAACGTGAACTGACCAAGTCTGAACTCGATGACATTCCCTTCTAG